A genome region from Dickeya chrysanthemi NCPPB 402 includes the following:
- the ispD gene encoding 2-C-methyl-D-erythritol 4-phosphate cytidylyltransferase gives MSTSNHALAEVVAVLPAAGNGSRMQSDRPKQYLSISNKTILEHTVAALLRHPRIHRVVIAISADDPYFSALPLASDPRIQVVTGGRQRADSVLAGLQHIRQADWVLVHDAARPCLHQDDLSRLLLLTGQSEVGGILAAPVRDTMKRSRDGRIDHTVEREALWHALTPQLFPLALLRESLARALREGATITDEASALEYCGYRPQIVPGRADNIKVTRPEDLALAEFYLTRSPDHD, from the coding sequence ATGTCTACCTCAAATCATGCGTTGGCTGAGGTGGTCGCTGTTCTGCCGGCGGCTGGTAACGGCAGCCGGATGCAGAGCGACCGCCCCAAACAGTATCTTTCCATCAGTAATAAAACCATTCTCGAACATACGGTTGCGGCGTTGTTGCGCCACCCGCGTATTCATCGGGTTGTTATCGCCATCAGTGCCGATGATCCCTATTTTTCGGCGTTGCCGTTGGCTTCGGATCCCCGTATTCAGGTGGTGACCGGTGGTCGGCAGCGCGCCGACTCGGTGTTGGCCGGGTTGCAGCATATACGGCAGGCTGATTGGGTGTTGGTTCATGATGCCGCCCGGCCTTGTTTACATCAGGATGACCTGTCGCGGCTGTTGCTGCTGACCGGGCAGAGTGAAGTGGGCGGCATTTTGGCGGCGCCGGTACGTGATACCATGAAGCGAAGCCGTGATGGGCGGATTGACCATACGGTGGAGAGAGAAGCGCTGTGGCATGCTCTGACGCCGCAATTATTCCCACTGGCGCTGTTACGGGAGTCTCTGGCGCGTGCGTTGCGTGAGGGGGCAACCATTACCGATGAAGCCTCCGCGCTGGAATATTGCGGCTATCGACCGCAGATTGTTCCGGGGCGCGCAGACAATATCAAAGTCACGCGCCCGGAAGATCTGGCCCTGGCGGAGTTTTATTTGACCCGCAGCCCGGATCATGATTAA
- a CDS encoding DUF3561 family protein, translating to MQSVTPLSDRSTQTGHDEEEEEISSASYSPLVGAVAGFCFYWLAFSLPFMFYGLNSTLLLMLYTWPFFLALMPLSVLIGMLFRVLLPNHAVWMMLCCAVSIPGLFWLVFLLITGW from the coding sequence ATGCAGAGCGTGACGCCATTATCTGATCGCAGTACACAAACCGGTCATGATGAGGAGGAGGAAGAGATTTCCTCCGCTTCTTACAGCCCGTTGGTAGGCGCAGTGGCTGGTTTTTGCTTTTACTGGCTGGCTTTTTCCCTTCCTTTCATGTTCTACGGTTTGAATTCCACGCTGTTGTTAATGCTCTATACCTGGCCTTTCTTTCTGGCATTGATGCCGCTGTCGGTACTGATCGGGATGTTGTTTCGCGTTTTGTTGCCGAATCATGCGGTGTGGATGATGCTCTGCTGTGCGGTCAGTATTCCAGGCTTGTTCTGGCTGGTTTTCCTGCTGATCACCGGGTGGTAG
- the ispF gene encoding 2-C-methyl-D-erythritol 2,4-cyclodiphosphate synthase has translation MRIGHGFDVHKFGGEGPLVIGGVRIPYERGLLAHSDGDVVLHAVTDALLGAAAMGDIGKLFPDTDPAYRGIDSRELLREAWRRISDKGYQLGNLDVTIIAQAPKMAPHIPQMRVNIAEDLQSHMDDVNVKATTTEQLGFTGRGEGIACEAVVLLVRGDAAGVVAW, from the coding sequence ATGCGTATCGGTCACGGTTTTGATGTGCATAAATTTGGCGGCGAAGGCCCGCTGGTGATCGGTGGGGTACGTATTCCCTATGAGCGCGGTTTACTGGCGCATTCCGATGGTGATGTTGTGCTGCATGCCGTCACTGACGCACTGCTGGGCGCCGCGGCGATGGGCGATATCGGAAAACTGTTTCCCGACACCGACCCGGCGTATCGCGGCATCGACAGTCGCGAGCTTTTGCGTGAGGCCTGGCGCCGCATCAGCGATAAAGGCTACCAACTGGGCAATCTCGATGTCACTATCATTGCTCAGGCGCCCAAAATGGCGCCGCATATCCCGCAAATGCGCGTCAACATTGCCGAAGATCTGCAATCGCATATGGATGACGTCAATGTTAAAGCCACCACGACGGAGCAGTTAGGCTTCACCGGGCGTGGCGAGGGGATCGCCTGTGAAGCGGTGGTGCTACTGGTGCGGGGTGACGCCGCCGGAGTTGTGGCATGGTGA
- the ftsB gene encoding cell division protein FtsB — translation MGKLSLLLLIILGWLQYSLWLGKNGVHDYVRVKDDVAVQQANNVKLKSRNEQLFAEIDDLNGGQEAIEERARNELGMTKPGESFYRLVADQADRRAGAHLSPASPSPTSSTSSSMSR, via the coding sequence ATGGGAAAACTTTCGCTATTATTGTTGATTATCCTCGGTTGGTTGCAGTATTCGCTCTGGCTGGGGAAAAATGGTGTTCATGACTATGTGCGGGTGAAGGATGACGTGGCAGTGCAGCAGGCCAACAACGTCAAACTGAAATCCCGTAACGAACAGCTGTTCGCGGAAATCGACGATCTCAACGGTGGTCAGGAAGCCATTGAGGAGCGGGCACGCAACGAGCTGGGCATGACCAAACCGGGTGAAAGTTTTTATCGTTTGGTGGCCGATCAGGCGGATCGCCGTGCCGGCGCCCACTTATCACCTGCATCGCCTTCCCCCACGTCTTCCACTTCATCATCGATGTCTCGCTAG